CCTAAACCAGATCCATTAGAAAAAAATATGTGGATGGTATGAATAAACCTTTGGGTTTAAGTACATCTATTAATAATACAAAAAATTTCATTAAATTAACTAAATCTAGTACTTTAGATTTTAGTCTAAATATATTTATAAAATAATAGGGGAAGATAAGAAGAAAAAAAATACCTGGTTTAAACCTTTTTTTATATTATTATTTTCAAAAAAAAATGGATATTTAGTATCATGAGGTATCTTAAAAAGTCAATACAACAATATATGAAAAATATATAATAGAAACAAGCAGGCACTACCATCCGAGGATGGAGAATTACCAGCGTGGCTAATTATTAACATTCCTTACATTGTAAAATGAGTATTTAATGAATAATAGTAATGAACTAAAATATTTTATTATAAAAATGAAAAAATAAGAAAAGAGGAAGAGCTGAAACAATTATTTATATTCAATTAAAAAAAATGATTTTCCTTTTATATATAATTTATTTATAAAAAAATAACTCTTCTTATCCACCCCCAGAAAAAACACACCAAATAGGAGGAACACAAAAATTACAACCTACATCGGAAACGGGTTTAGCCCCAAAATGCTACAAAAAGGCAGAAACTACATAATCACAGCAACAAAAATAAGCAAAAAACAATACAAAAAAGAAATAGCAAAAACACCAAGAAACCAAGTAGTAAACTGCATAGGACACAGCAACATGGACGAACAAAAACACCGAATCAACATAATACTAGAAGACCAAGATGTAATGTACACCCTCCAAACAAACAGTGGACGATTTAAAGACACAACACCAGGCAAAAAAACAATAACAAAATTTATAATAGAAACAGACGGAGGAAATACAAAAGATGAACCACGTCCAAAACAGTAAAACAATCACCACCCAAAAATAAATAAGGAGAAATGATATAAAATGACACAAATACCAAAAGCACCAGTAACAAGAATCGTAAAAACAGCAGGTGCAGAAAGAATTAGTAAAGACGCAGAAGAAAAACTAGTAGAAGCAATAGAAGCTTACACAAACAAATTAGCAGAAGCTACAATTGACCTTGCAAAACATGCAGGTCGTAAAACCATACAAGCTGAAGATGTTGAATTAGCAACAAAACACTATATGAGAGGATAACTTAAATGACCAAATACACAAAAAAAGAAATGCAGGAAATGACCTTCAAACCTGTAAATAATGGTGAATACGAAGAACAAGCATGGAGACCCCAAGAAGCAGGGGATAATATAATAGGTGAATACACAGAACGTAAAGAAAACTGTGGATTTGAAGCATATACTTTCTATATTATAGATGATGGCGAACAAAAATGGAGTATCTTAGAAAACAAAGTTTTACAAAGTCAATTTGAAAAAGTAGAACCAGGTGATATCATTAAATTAACATATCTTGGTAAAAAACAAATCCAAAATGGTAATCGGTTCTATAAAAATTTCAGTATAGAAAAAGCTGAATTATAATTAGACTAATTTGTTAGGTAGGTTAAGGGGTGGGGAATGAAAACTATAATTTAGTTTTGTTTTATTTATTATTTTAAATAAGAAACTTTTAAAAATAATTTAAACAATTTATAATTTTTATTGTTACGTTGTTTCATGTTTTCATTTTATTGTGTAAAAAAATAAGGTTTTTATTTAAAGTTATAAAAAAGTAAAATAACAAAAAAAAGTTATTTTATTTTTTAAGTAAAATTAAAAAAGGGGATAAACTTCCATTAATTAAATAGTTATTTTTTTTAATGACTCCTTGGATATTAAATTAGTATAAAAATAGTAAAAATTTAGATTATAATTTAAAAAAAGAAATGACTAAATCTTTTTTTTTTATTTTTACAAAAAAAAAATTAAAAAAGTAATAAATCATCCACACCTATTTTATTTTATTTAATAAACAAATAAATCCATGATTGGAGGAAATTTTATAGTCATGTAAAAAAAAAACTAAAAAGTATTATGAAGTTTATCCCCTTTTTTTTTATTATAAATAAATAGAATAAAATCACTAAAAAGAGGTGTGAATTTAATACCTAATATATAATTCTTTTTTTTAATGATTAATCACTCTCTTTAATTTTCTTAATTTTTTTCATGACAATTATAAAGAAATAAAGAAAAAAAATAAATTCTAATTATTACTATTTTCAAAAAAAATGGAAATAGTAATAAAATAAAAAATACTCTGAAATAAAGTTAATTCCTTTTTTTTATCTAATTTATTCAAAAAAATCATCAAAAAAAAATAAAGAGAAAAAAAAGAGGGAGAAAAGCCAAAAAAAGGAAAAGTAAAAAAAACAACACACACCATCACCACCCCCTAAAAAATAATAATAATATTGGAGGATAAAACATATCGCAACCAACAACACACTACTAATAGATACACGTGAACCTAAAAAAGTAAGAACAGCAGTTACACGATACTTCAACAAACAGAACATAACCACACAAGAATCAGAACTACCCCAAGGAGACTACCAATACAACAAAATAGTAATAGAACGAAAAGACATAAACGACCTAAACAGTTCACTAAAAGATGGAAGACTAAGAAACCAAACATACAAACTACTACATCAACAAACAATAGAAAACACACACCCCTACATAATAATACAAGGACGCTTAACAGATCTAAAAACATACTACTACAATAAAAGAATACACACAATGAGCAGAACACAATACATAAACACACTAGCAAGCCTAAATGAAAAAGGAATAGGAACAATACCAATAGAAAGCCAAACACCTGGAGATCTATCAGAAACAATACATGCTTTAATAAAACACTACAACCCAGATAAAAAAGAAGTAAAAGAAGTACTTCTAAAACCACACATGAGTGATTATAGTGCAAAATGCTACTACATGATAGAAGGACTAGGCGAACAAAAAAGCCAAGATATAAGCACCAAATATCCATTACATAAAATGATAACCATACCTGAAGATATGGAAGATGGACTAACTCAAATAAAAGGAATTGGAAAAAAAACTGCACAAAAAATAATAAAAACACTACAAGGAA
The window above is part of the Methanosphaera cuniculi genome. Proteins encoded here:
- a CDS encoding histone family protein, which gives rise to MTQIPKAPVTRIVKTAGAERISKDAEEKLVEAIEAYTNKLAEATIDLAKHAGRKTIQAEDVELATKHYMRG
- a CDS encoding ERCC4 domain-containing protein produces the protein MDTREPKKVRTAVTRYFNKQNITTQESELPQGDYQYNKIVIERKDINDLNSSLKDGRLRNQTYKLLHQQTIENTHPYIIIQGRLTDLKTYYYNKRIHTMSRTQYINTLASLNEKGIGTIPIESQTPGDLSETIHALIKHYNPDKKEVKEVLLKPHMSDYSAKCYYMIEGLGEQKSQDISTKYPLHKMITIPEDMEDGLTQIKGIGKKTAQKIIKTLQGKK